In Haematobia irritans isolate KBUSLIRL chromosome 1, ASM5000362v1, whole genome shotgun sequence, a genomic segment contains:
- the LOC142230283 gene encoding uncharacterized protein LOC142230283, which yields MACPIPSCRITKLDEQMISCWICSTSYHSKCAQLAARTIDNLREDKGLRWCCEKCKHIDGEFFTFFKNCRARLDDISRDFDLISDRFKKYKNILDNSSNLDIVLQSPTENSRKRKKSKSNKNSSNNEIETISPTLVNTNNNIHDLETVVIPTNNAETAPLPIPPIIITPSHSNSLNTGTVVAPATVLTDTNSFFSPFNTPTNQSPAGSAPKPLRVLPPMKPIFAARLSPETTEDDIHFYIKSKLNANVDIKVSKLQFVERRNKSSFKIFVPEDIFDTVVNPEFWPYRAVVHEFVFRDRVARLPARPVEQSKN from the coding sequence atggctTGCCCTATACCATCGTGTCGTATCACTAAATTGGATGAACAAATGATTTCGTGCTGGATTTGTTCAACAAGTTACCATTCAAAATGTGCGCAATTAGCAGCACGCACAATTGACAACTTACGTGAAGATAAGGGTCTGCGGTGGTGCTGTGAAAAGTGCAAACATATTGATGGCgagttttttaccttttttaaaaaCTGTAGAGCCAGACTCGATGATATTTCGAGGGATTTTGATTTGATCTCAGAtcgctttaaaaaatataagaatatTCTTGATAATTCTTCAAACTTGGACATAGTGTTACAATCACCAACTGAAAACTCCAGAAAAAGGAAGAAATCTAAATCTAACAAGAATTCATCTAACAATGAGATTGAAACAATTTCTCCGACACTAGTTAACACCAATAATAATATTCACGATTTAGAGACTGTTGTCATTCCTACTAACAACGCTGAAACTGCACCTTTACCTATTCCACCTATTATTATTACCCCGTCGCATTCGAATTCACTGAACACTGGAACAGTAGTGGCACCAGCTACTGTGTTAACTGATACTAATTCATTCTTTTCTCCTTTTAATACACCTACAAATCAATCGCCTGCTGGTTCAGCTCCAAAACCTTTAAGGGTCTTACCCCCAATGAAACCCATTTTTGCTGCCCGTTTATCTCCAGAAACAACTGAGGATGATattcatttctacataaaatcaaaactgaaTGCAAATGTAGACATTAAGGTATCTAAACTGCAATTTGTAGAGAGGAGGAACAAGTCgtcattcaaaattttcgtaccggaggacatttttgacacAGTGGTCAATCCGGAATTTTGGCCTTACAGAGCTGTGGTGcatgaatttgtttttagagatAGAGTTGCCCGTTTACCTGCACGTCCCGTTGAGCaatcaaaaaactga